One Mercurialis annua linkage group LG3, ddMerAnnu1.2, whole genome shotgun sequence DNA window includes the following coding sequences:
- the LOC126675172 gene encoding ATP-dependent Clp protease adapter protein CLPS1, chloroplastic — protein sequence METAIRGRITLSPNHVFNPKSGDKYCSCRGPWINRGIPMALAATGPGKGGGVLEKPVIERTTPGRESEFDLRKSRKMAPPYRVMLHNDNYNKREYVVQVLMKVIPGMTVDNAVNIMQEAHYNGMAVVIICAQADAEDHCMQLRGNGLLSSIEPASGGC from the exons ATGGAGACTGCAATTCGTGGGAGAATTACTCTCTCACCTAACCACGTCTTTAACCCTAAATCAG GAGATAAATATTGTTCTTGTAGAGGTCCATGGATCAACCGGGGGATTCCCATGGCTTTGGCGGCAACAGGGCCGGGTAAAGGAGGTGGGGTATTGGAAAAGCCGGTTATAGAGAGAACCACTCCTGGCCGTGAATCTGAGTTTGATTTGAG AAAATCAAGGAAAATGGCACCACCTTATAGGGTGATGCTACACAATGATAACTACAATAAAAGGGAATATGTTGTGCAAGTATTGATGAAGGTTATCCCAGGGATGACAGTTGATAATGCAGTTAACATAATGCAAGAAGCACACTACAATGGCATGGCGGTTGTGATTATTTGCGCTCAGGCCGATGCGGAAGACCATTGCATGCAGTTGAGGGGTAATGGACTTCTGAGCTCAATTGAACCTGCAAGCGGTGGATGCTGA